The Thermoflavifilum sp. genome contains a region encoding:
- a CDS encoding response regulator transcription factor translates to MENKARILLIEDDVNLGFVIKDNLIEAGYDVVHCTDGDSGWQYFQKKNFDLILLDIMMPKKDGFSLARLIRSKNEKVPLLFLTARTLEEDKIMGFKLGADDYVTKPFSMQELLLRIEVFLRRTQALNADKNKQYQIGQLLFNYPELYISGPDNYFQTLTQKEADLLKFLCENPHKTLKREEILLHVWGKDDYFLGRSMDVFITKLRKHFRHDPRIRLETIHGVGFKFMPPDTATTPKLSTAKKKDGQ, encoded by the coding sequence ATGGAAAACAAAGCTCGTATTCTGTTGATAGAAGACGACGTAAACCTGGGCTTCGTGATTAAAGATAATCTGATCGAAGCAGGTTATGATGTCGTGCATTGCACGGATGGGGACAGCGGCTGGCAATATTTCCAGAAGAAAAATTTCGACCTCATCCTGCTGGATATTATGATGCCCAAGAAAGACGGGTTTTCTTTAGCCCGGCTGATTCGCAGTAAAAATGAAAAAGTGCCCTTGCTGTTCCTTACAGCCCGTACACTCGAAGAGGATAAAATCATGGGATTTAAACTGGGTGCGGATGATTATGTGACCAAGCCATTCAGCATGCAGGAGCTGCTGTTGCGGATTGAAGTTTTTCTTCGCCGTACCCAGGCGCTGAATGCCGATAAAAACAAGCAGTATCAGATTGGACAGCTTCTGTTTAACTATCCGGAGCTTTACATCAGTGGCCCGGATAATTATTTTCAAACCTTAACCCAGAAAGAAGCCGATCTACTGAAATTTCTCTGTGAAAACCCGCACAAAACCCTGAAACGAGAAGAAATCTTACTGCATGTATGGGGAAAAGACGATTATTTTCTGGGTAGAAGTATGGATGTATTTATTACAAAGCTACGCAAGCATTTTCGGCACGATCCACGCATCCGATTAGAAACTATTCATGGTGTCGGGTTTAAATTCATGCCCCCCGACACGGCGACTACGCCTAAACTATCTACCGCTAAAAAGAAAGATGGGCAATAA
- a CDS encoding HAMP domain-containing sensor histidine kinase, whose amino-acid sequence MKSSTLRKLVVIGALLMICVLAAQVYWLQKTYALEEKEFNVKVHSALNEVVQRIRLSQRDSMPFIEAVERPAANYYIADIKYRINGDSIENYLKQALEENDLFTTYQFGIYNAATKKFEHVETESFNPEDSPHIQPFPSIHKDENYLAVLFTNRRKYIISEMNFWIFSTLALILVIIAFAVTLLILLRQKLLSEIQKDFINNMTHEFRTPISTIQLSVEVLKQATPVQQNARLLNYTRIIEHESAHLEQQVERVLQIAQIERANPRLQIEKLDAHAIIQRCVMDFEYMIQQKSGRFILNLQARQTCIEADAVHFTNILFNLIDNAIKYSPVPVITLHTWNDAQRIFISVQDNGIGIPRQYHKLLFSQFFRVPTGNLHEVKGFGLGLNYVKLYTRAFKGKVSVESEPGKGSNFTLSFPLCKTSG is encoded by the coding sequence ATGAAATCTTCCACATTGCGTAAACTGGTGGTAATTGGCGCCCTACTGATGATCTGTGTGCTGGCTGCCCAGGTTTACTGGCTGCAAAAAACCTATGCCCTCGAAGAAAAAGAATTCAACGTCAAAGTGCATAGTGCCCTGAATGAAGTGGTTCAACGCATCAGACTTTCCCAACGCGATTCCATGCCTTTCATCGAAGCCGTAGAAAGGCCTGCAGCCAATTATTACATTGCCGACATCAAATACCGAATCAACGGCGATAGCATCGAAAACTATCTGAAACAGGCGCTGGAAGAAAATGATTTATTTACCACCTATCAATTTGGTATTTACAACGCCGCGACTAAAAAGTTTGAGCACGTTGAAACCGAATCGTTCAACCCGGAAGATAGTCCGCATATCCAGCCGTTCCCATCCATACATAAAGATGAGAATTACCTTGCCGTTTTGTTTACCAACAGAAGGAAGTACATCATCAGCGAAATGAACTTCTGGATTTTTTCAACACTTGCCCTGATCCTGGTGATCATTGCATTCGCTGTTACCCTGCTCATTCTGCTTCGACAAAAACTGCTCTCCGAGATTCAAAAAGATTTTATCAACAACATGACGCACGAATTTCGTACCCCTATATCAACGATTCAGCTTTCGGTTGAAGTTTTGAAACAAGCGACACCGGTGCAGCAAAATGCTCGTTTGCTGAACTATACCCGCATCATCGAACATGAATCCGCTCATCTCGAACAACAGGTGGAACGGGTGCTGCAAATTGCACAGATTGAACGGGCAAACCCACGCCTGCAGATCGAAAAACTGGATGCGCATGCCATCATTCAAAGATGCGTGATGGATTTTGAATACATGATCCAGCAAAAATCAGGTCGTTTTATCCTGAATTTACAGGCCAGGCAAACCTGCATAGAAGCCGATGCCGTACATTTTACCAACATTTTGTTTAACCTGATCGACAACGCAATCAAATATTCACCCGTACCCGTTATTACCCTGCACACCTGGAATGATGCGCAGCGAATTTTTATTTCCGTACAGGACAACGGCATAGGCATCCCCCGTCAATATCATAAGCTGCTGTTTTCCCAGTTTTTCAGGGTACCTACCGGAAATTTACATGAAGTAAAAGGGTTTGGACTGGGATTAAATTATGTTAAATTATACACCCGGGCATTCAAAGGCAAAGTTTCTGTGGAAAGTGAACCCGGGAAAGGTAGTAATTTTACCTTATCGTTTCCCCTTTGTAAAACATCCGGATAA
- the ruvC gene encoding crossover junction endodeoxyribonuclease RuvC, with translation MLKRLTILGIDPGTVIMGYSVIGCQTGRVDVLEMGVLKLSRHKDHYERLQSIYQKVTQLIDHFPLSDLAIESPFQGKNIQSMLKLGRAQGVAIVCAKQAGLQVTEYSPKKVKQAVTGNGNAGKQQVWLMLQRQLQLPGQPEYYDATDALAVALCHYYNLQQPLPDTGSTKKAWKQFLAQHPERVVN, from the coding sequence ATGCTTAAAAGGCTCACCATATTAGGCATCGACCCCGGCACGGTAATCATGGGATATAGCGTAATCGGCTGCCAGACAGGCCGCGTGGACGTGCTTGAAATGGGCGTACTGAAGCTTTCCCGGCATAAGGATCACTACGAGCGGCTGCAATCCATTTATCAGAAAGTAACTCAGTTGATCGACCATTTTCCGTTGAGCGATCTGGCTATTGAATCACCCTTCCAGGGCAAGAATATCCAGAGCATGCTTAAACTGGGAAGGGCGCAGGGTGTGGCGATTGTGTGTGCGAAACAAGCCGGACTGCAGGTAACCGAGTATTCACCCAAAAAAGTGAAACAGGCGGTTACCGGCAACGGCAATGCAGGCAAGCAGCAGGTGTGGCTCATGCTTCAGCGCCAGTTGCAACTGCCCGGGCAGCCCGAATATTACGACGCCACGGATGCCCTTGCCGTTGCCCTTTGCCATTATTATAACCTGCAACAGCCCCTCCCGGATACCGGATCGACAAAAAAAGCCTGGAAACAATTCCTGGCTCAACATCCCGAACGGGTTGTCAATTGA